The genomic window AACGGTCCACGCTCTACGCGGTGTGACCATCGAAGTGCCCGAAGGCGATTACGTCGCCATCATGGGCCCCTCCGGTTCCGGAAAGAGCACGCTGTTGAACCTGTTGGGCTGCCTCGACCGGCCCTCGGGCGGCAAGTACTTTCTCGGCGGTGATGACGTCGCCAAGATGTCGGACAATCGCCTCTCCGAGGTGCGCGCCCAGCGCATCGGCTTCGTCTTTCAATCGTACAACCTCATCGCCCAACTCACCGTGGTGGAGAATATCGAAGTTCCCCTCTATTACGGCGGCCAGTTGAATTCCAAAACGCGCGCCCGCTGCAAGGAACTGGCCAAAATGGTCGGCCTGGGTGAACGATTAGGGCATCGTCCCACGCAGCTCTCCGGCGGTCAGCAGCAGCGCGCGGCAATCGCCCGCAGCCTGGTTAATGATCCCTACTTCATGCTCGCCGACGAGCCAACGGGCAATCTCGATTCCGTCACCTCGCACGAGATTCTCGATTTGCTCGCGCGGCTGAATCAGGAAGAGGGCAAGACCATCATCATGGTCACGCACGAAGAGGACGTCGCCGAGCGGGCCAAGCGCATCATTCGACTGAAAGACGGCCTCTTGCAATCGGATGTGCGGCGATGACCTTCGGACTTCGTACCTGGTCGCTGGGCGTCAAAAGTCTGCTTTTGCACCCGTTGCGCTCCCTCTTGACCGTGCTGGGCATCTTCATCGGCGTGGCCAGCGTGATCTGGCTCTTGGCCATCGGCGAAGGGATCAGCAAAAAAGCCCAAGAGCAGATCGAGAGCCTGGGCGCCGACAATATCATCGTTCGTTCGGTAAAGCCCCCCAATGAATCGCTCCCCGACAGCCGCGGGCCGATTCCCTATGGCCTGAAGCGCGAAGATTTCGAGCGCCTCATGACCATCAAGACCATCGATCGCGGGTTGAAAATCCGCGAGCTGCGCCGGCAGTTTCGCCATAACGACCGGCTGGTCGACGGGCGGCTCGTCGGCTGCACGCCTGAGTACGCCCAGGTCACGCACCTGGAAGTCGATCGCGGACACTTCATCACCGACGCCGAGATGGAGCAAAAGGAAAAGACGTGCGCGCTGTCGGCCGAGGTCGCCGAGCGCCTCTTCCCTTATGAGAATCCCATCGGCGAGAGCATCCGCATCGAGGAAGACTATTACGTCGTCGTGGGCGTCATGAAGCCGCGCGAATCGACCGCCGGCATCGGCGGGTCGCTGGCGGCCCAGGACTTTACCGATGACGTGTACATCCCGATCAGCACGCTGTGGACCCGCATCGGTGACATCGTGGTCACGCGGCGCAGCGGATCGTTCGAAGGCGAAATCCTCGAGCTCTCGCAAGTGACGCTGCGGGTCGACAAAGTCGATAACGTGCTGGCCACGGCCGACGTGGTGCGGAACATCATCTCCGCGAAACACCGCATTGCCGATTACGCGATCACGGTGCCGCTGGATCTGCTGGAGCAGGCCAAGACGACGCGCTTGATGTTCATCGTGTTCATGGGCTTGATCGCGGCCATTTCGCTCATCGTAGGCGGCATTGGGATCATGAACATCATGCTGGCCACGGTGACCGAGCGCACCCGCGAAATCGGCATTCGCCGGGCGCTCGGCGCCAAGCGAGCCGACATCACTCGGCAGTTCCTGGTGGAAACGATCGTGCTGTCGATCGTCGGTGGGCTTACCGGAGTGGCTGGGGGATTGACCTGCGGCGCCGTCACCGAGGCCGCCCGCTCTGGCATGGAGTATTTCTTTCCCCAAGTGATGGAAAACCTGCCCGAGGTCGTGCATACGATCGCGCCGCAGATCGTTCCGTGGTCGATTCCCGTGGCGTTCGGCATCTCGGTGGCGGTGGGTGTCATCTTCGGTCTGTACCCAGCCACGCGCGCCGCGGCGATGGATCCGATCGAAGCCTTGCGTCACGAGTAGGCTGTGGCGAGAAGATTTGCCACAGAGATCGCCGAGACCACAGAGAGAATGCGGTTACACGCCGGCGGAATGCCAGGTCGCGGAACAACGCTCGTTACCCGATGGGAGTTCCCTCGGTGACCTCGGTGCGCTCGCTGGCAACACTTCTGCTGCGCGATGTTGCCCCACTCTCCGAATTAGTTCGGCGCCGAATGCTCGGATTCGAGCTGGGAGATTTTTTCGACGCGCCGCGCGTGGCGCCCCCCTTCGAACTCGGTCCGCAGCCAGATTTCGACCATGCGGTCGATCAGTTTCTCGCCGAGCATGTCGGCCGACAGGCAGAGCAGATTCAGGTCGTTGTGCCGCCGGCTCATCTCAGCCGACAGATCATCGTGGCACGGGGCGGCCCGTACGCCGGGAAACTTGTTGGCCGCGATGCACATGCCAATGCCTGTGCCGCAGATCAGGATGCCACGTTCGACTTCGTGGGCGCTGACTTGCTTGGCGACGACGCAGGCGATATCGGGATAGTCGACGCTTGTGGCGTCGCGCGTGCCGCAATCGACCACTTCGTGCCCCAGCCGCTTGAGCAGCTGCACGATGTTTTCTTTGACATGGAATCCGCGGTGGTCGCTGCCAACAGCAATTTTCATTTTCTTGGCTCCCGCCCCGAAGGCGGCACGATCGATCTTTTGTTTACAACTTGATTTCTTCGGCCCAACTCACGACTTCGGCCTTGATCTGCGCGGCGCAACGTTCGTACATCTCGGGCGGTCCGCCAATCGGGTCGGGGATGTCCGCGCCGTTGCGGCACAAGAGCCGGACGCGATCGGCCGCATCGGGCCATTCGGCGACGATCGCCTGCCGGTGCGAACGGGTCATTACCAGGAGCAAATCCGCGTGCCGCACCAGGGTTTCCGTCAGCGGCTGGCTTTCGTGCCCCGACAAATCGATGCCCATGCGCTTGAGCA from Pirellulales bacterium includes these protein-coding regions:
- a CDS encoding ABC transporter permease, whose amino-acid sequence is MTFGLRTWSLGVKSLLLHPLRSLLTVLGIFIGVASVIWLLAIGEGISKKAQEQIESLGADNIIVRSVKPPNESLPDSRGPIPYGLKREDFERLMTIKTIDRGLKIRELRRQFRHNDRLVDGRLVGCTPEYAQVTHLEVDRGHFITDAEMEQKEKTCALSAEVAERLFPYENPIGESIRIEEDYYVVVGVMKPRESTAGIGGSLAAQDFTDDVYIPISTLWTRIGDIVVTRRSGSFEGEILELSQVTLRVDKVDNVLATADVVRNIISAKHRIADYAITVPLDLLEQAKTTRLMFIVFMGLIAAISLIVGGIGIMNIMLATVTERTREIGIRRALGAKRADITRQFLVETIVLSIVGGLTGVAGGLTCGAVTEAARSGMEYFFPQVMENLPEVVHTIAPQIVPWSIPVAFGISVAVGVIFGLYPATRAAAMDPIEALRHE
- a CDS encoding ABC transporter ATP-binding protein, whose translation is MNLAFRVEDLKKEYVLGGETVHALRGVTIEVPEGDYVAIMGPSGSGKSTLLNLLGCLDRPSGGKYFLGGDDVAKMSDNRLSEVRAQRIGFVFQSYNLIAQLTVVENIEVPLYYGGQLNSKTRARCKELAKMVGLGERLGHRPTQLSGGQQQRAAIARSLVNDPYFMLADEPTGNLDSVTSHEILDLLARLNQEEGKTIIMVTHEEDVAERAKRIIRLKDGLLQSDVRR
- the rpiB gene encoding ribose 5-phosphate isomerase B; this encodes MKIAVGSDHRGFHVKENIVQLLKRLGHEVVDCGTRDATSVDYPDIACVVAKQVSAHEVERGILICGTGIGMCIAANKFPGVRAAPCHDDLSAEMSRRHNDLNLLCLSADMLGEKLIDRMVEIWLRTEFEGGRHARRVEKISQLESEHSAPN